In Nitrosarchaeum sp., the genomic stretch AATGCAAACATTTCTCACATGATCACATTAGAAATTCTGAAATATGTTTAGTATTAGATTGTGACTGTGGAAAATTTCAAACTAAGTAAAGTCGTCTAAAGAATTTTCACGAAGCGGTTGTGCACTAATTCCAAGTGTTCTTAGATGTGCTGCAAATTCTTCAACAAATCCATGTATAGTGTAAACTTGTTCCGCTCCAGAACGAATTACCAAGTCCACTAATTCATTAAAATCACAATGATCACTCATAATTATTGAATAATCTGAACGTCGTCCAAATGCAAATCGAGAAGATTGTGCCCAACCACTAAAACCTATAGTTACTGCACCATACTTTGACTTCATATCTTTGAGAAATTGATTCTTTTCAGACATTAAGGGAGCTATCATCACCCACGGTTTGTTTTTCAATAATCCATTTTTTTCTGCTTCAGTATGACCTATTCCGTCATTTAGAGAAATACCAAGTTTCTGATGAAGCGCATTCATTTGTTTTACAGAATCATGAAAATACAATGGCCCCCAATGACCAAAAAGTTGAGTAATAGTTTGAGCTTTTCCTAGCTGATAGCCCAATAAAATCACAGGAACTCCTTTTCCATAAAGTTCTGAGATCAATTCATTGACTTGTTTTTGGATAATATC encodes the following:
- a CDS encoding exonuclease encodes the protein MTKNGILCETEGKRVRLDPKKTDSMGVNFVSHAHSDHLPSKNGGTILASIETSEIANLRGFKMENHVQNIVDFSLIDSGHILGAKSLLFDDIFYTGDICTRDRGFLKGGIIPKCKTLITECTFGLPEFVFPKLDIIQKQVNELISELYGKGVPVILLGYQLGKAQTITQLFGHWGPLYFHDSVKQMNALHQKLGISLNDGIGHTEAEKNGLLKNKPWVMIAPLMSEKNQFLKDMKSKYGAVTIGFSGWAQSSRFAFGRRSDYSIIMSDHCDFNELVDLVIRSGAEQVYTIHGFVEEFAAHLRTLGISAQPLRENSLDDFT